The genomic DNA TTGGCTTTTTCACGTAAGGTCATCAAAACAGGCATTCTGCTTTCTGCCCAAGAAATTTTCTTATCACCACTTTCGGCCAGGTTGATATCTTTAACTTTATAATCCATCAAACAATCCTTTCTATTGCTAAATTTGAATGCATACAAGCTATATCAAGATGCTCAGATTGCCAAGGAAACAAGGCTCTTGCTGACCTTTTCTTGGAAATTATTAGGATTTAAGCTTTAAAGGCTGACTTGTAAGGCAATATTGATCCAATGGTCCTTCTGGTTTTGTCCTTGGTCATCATATTGCTTAAGGGTATAACGCGTTTGTAGTTTATGGCGATGGTTTTTTGAAAAATAAATATTTACCCCGCCTCCTGTTTCTATGGCAGTATCTTCAATTTGATTGTTTAAACTTGAGCGTGCATAGAGACCAGCCAGTTCCAATTGAGAGGGAACAACAAAAACAGAAGGTTGAATATAAAAGCCCCAACTTTTAATATCTGAACCTGTGTCAGGCATGAGTTTTCTATAGTAATATTCAGCTTGTAAAGCCAGGCCTTTCTTTTTCCAAATAAAATCACTATTAATCGATAGGCTGTCGGCGTTGTTAAGGTCTATCGTATCGTCATTGTTAACGTAGACAGAGTTATTTTGAGAAAAAGCAATAGAACCATTGAGCTCCATTTTTCCCACTTGAGAATCTTCTACGTCACCTTCGGAAAAACCAACGTAGCCTTTAGGAGCAATGCCTATTCTTCCAACATACAACATTCTATTATTATTAGCCTGGGTTACCGGATATTGAGGTGAGCCATTATCAAGAGCAATTGGATTTTGATTGTTAAATGCTGCAGCCGACATATGAAACGTAGGTTTGTAATGGGATAACATGAGTCCTTGGCTACGCCTTAAAGTAAAGGCGTTGTTTACATGGTTTCTAAAGGGTGCAACAAGATTCCCAGAGTAAATAAGAGCTTGGCGGGAAAAAGGAACTTTAAACTGTCCAAGTTGTAAGTAATAGCTTCCTTGTTTTAAACGAACATAAAAATCTTCCAAGCGCATTTGTTGGCCTATGCTTTCTGAGGGTATTTTAAACCGAGGACTGGTATCTTGAAATTCACCAAAAGCAGTTTGTAAAAAATATTCAATATTTTGAGAGTAGGCATGGCCACCCAAGTAAATTTTACCATGTAAGACATCAAAGCGATGAATATTTTCAGTCTGCTCTAAAACAGCTGAAGAATAAAGAAAGTTGAGTCTTCCACCCAACTTCATAGAATATTTTTCATCTTGCGTGGCCAAGTAAAAACCATCTTTGTAGCCAGCATTGATATTGGTAATGTGTTGTGCATGAAGCGAGGTAAAACTGAAAAAAAACGAGCAAAAAAAGCAATAGATAGATATGTAAAAATAAAGTAAGGGTTTTTGTAATGTCATATTTCAGATTAAATGCAAATTTAGTAAAACTGTCAAAGAAGCATCTTTTTTTGTGGATAGTTTTTTGTGGTTTAGGTCTTGCTCAAGCGCAAATCCATGACAGAATGAGTGCATTTGGTAACTCTTTTGTTCTGCAGTCACATAGCCAAAATACAAATAAAACCCTAAGCCAAGCCTATCAATTTGACTGGTTGTTTTTTTTAGATAGAACCACCGCATTTAATCTAGCTTGGAATATTGGTGTTGATGACCAACACAGACACAGTGTTTCTTTGGGAATTAACAAATATTTTGGTCGTTATACAGAGATTAGTCCATTTATTCAGGGACATTTTTCTTTCCTGTACTCACCTGTTCGTGAAATAGGCTGGTTTGCAGGCCTTGGCTTAGAATGGAATCTAAGACGCTGGACTAAAAATGATAATTTAAGAGTAAATACAGGTATAGGTTTTAGTCAGTGGATCATCAACAACAGCGAAGATATTTATAGAGTAGATTTATTAAAGTTAGGTATGGGCTGGCATTTTTAGTGTTTCTTAACGCGTAAGCGTTTAGAAACACTTATGCGAAGCATCGCAACAGCGATGCGTAGCTTGAGATAGAAAAGCTAAAACAAAATGAAGAAGAAAGAAGATTTAGAAGCCTAAGGTTAAGCGTAAGCGTTTAGAAACACTTATGCGAAGCATCGCAACAGCGATGCGTAGCTTGAGATAGAAAAGCTAAAGCAAAATGAAAAAGAAAGAAGACTTAGAAGCCTAAGGTTAAGCGTAAGCATTTAGAAACACTAAGGATAGACTTGGCCGTTGCACTTGTAGGTGACACAACTTAAAAACTCTCGCTCTTGCTTGTATTGGGTTACTCTTTTTGTATCGCCATATGCATCATAACTATGATCTTCTTTAATCGACTCTTCAATGATACGATCCCCCAAACGCTCACGTGTTTCTCCTCCAATAGCCACAGCGCCTTGTGGGCAATGCTGTTGAACTTTTATAGCCCACTCTTCTTGAGGGCAAGCAGATGAATTGACACCCTCACAACATAAGTTGATGGTGTTGCCCTGCCAAGAAACCAACTCTGGCCTGTTGGTAAAAAGAGTACATGAACTTAACAACAAACTTAATATTAGAAAAACACTACATTTAGATTTCATTTTCATCACTTTGTTTTAACGTTACTAAAAAAAAAATATCAAATAAAAAATTCTTTTTATTGATGCTTAAAAATAAAAATTCATTTTCAGTTCATCTTTTTCTAGTGGGCTTGTGACCAGTTTTCACCTTGGCCTAGATCTATTTTTAAGGGAACCTTTAATTTTAAAGCGTTTTCCATGCATTGTTGGGTTAATTTTTTAACCGCTTCAATTTCTTCATTCAGCGTTTCCAACACTAACTCATCGTGAACTTGGAGGACCAACTTACTTTTAAGTTTTTGTCTACTCAGCTCAGCATCAATATCCAACATGGCTTTTTTAATCAGGTCGGCGGCGCTACCTTGAATGGGGGTGTTGGTTGCAATCCGTTCAGCATTGGCCTTGATCATTGGGTTTTTGCTATAAATATCAGGTAAAGGTCGTTGCCGTCCGAGTATGGTTTCAATGTAGCCATGTTTTTTAGCAAATTCAATTTGTGCATTTAAGTAATCTTTGATTTTAGAAAAACTGTTAAAATAGGATGCAATAAAATCTTTGGCTTCATTTAAACTTACTCCTGTTTCTTTGGATAAGCGCTGTGGCCCCATTCCATAAAGGACTCCAAAATTAATGGCTTTGGCTCGGCTTCTTAAATTGGCATCAACTTCTTTTGGATCTTTGTTAAAAATTGTTGCTGCGGTTTGGGTGTGAACATCAAGGTTTTGTTCAAACGTTTTGATTAAAGTTTCATCGTCAGCCAGATGCGCAAGCATGCGTAATTCAACTTGTGAGTAATCTGCTGAAATCAAACATGAGTCTTTTGGGGCAATAAAAGCTTCACGAATCTCTTTGCCATACTCAGAGCGAATGGGGATGTTTTGCAAGTTGGGATCTGAACTGGACAATCTGCCGGTAGAAGCAATGGTTTGATTGAATGAAGTATGAATGCGGCCTGTCCGCTGAGCAATCAACTTGGGCAAAGCCTCAATATAAGTAGACATCAATTTGGATAAGTTTCTGTATTCTAGAATAAGTGCAACCAAGGGATGGTCAGAAAACTTTTCTAAAGTGGCATGGTCAGTGGCATAACCGGTTTTGGTTTTTTTAAGCTTTTTAATACCTGATCCTTCTTGCACTTTAACTTTTTCAAACAAAATAGGTCCCATTTGTTTGGGTGAGTTGATGTTAAAACTCTCTCCCGCTTTTTGATGAATATCTTCTGTAAGTTGAATTAAACGTTTGCTCAACTTATTAGAAAGTGACTTAAGCTTTTTTGTATCCAAAAGCATGCCGTGTGCTTCCATTTTTTGTAAGACACATAATAATGGAATTTCTAGCTCTTGATAAAGTGTGTTTAATTTTTTGTTGTTTTGCAATTGCGTATCAAAATAATTGTAGAGTCTTAAAGTGACATCGGCATCTTCACAGGCATAATGCGCAAGCTTATCAATTTCTACCTGATCCATAGAAATTTGTTTTTTGCCTTTACCGATAAGAGCTTCAGTTGGAATTTTTTCTAAACCTAAGTATTTTTGAGCAATATGGTCCATGCCGTGTTGGCGTTGGTCAGAGGCTAAAACATAAGAACTTAACATGGTATCAAAACTGATTCCGGTAACATGAATGTCATATTTGGATAAAATATGCATATCGTATTTTATATTTTGGCCGCCTTTTTTTATTTTTGGATCTTCTAGTATAGGCTTAAGTTTTTTTAAGGTGCTTTCAAAATCAAGGTGACCGGGGTGAACGGGAATAAAAAAAGCTTCTTGTTCTTTAAAGGCAATAGAAATACCAACAAGTTCAGCTTCAATAGGGTTGAGGCCAGTTGTTTCTGTGTCTAGAGCAAAAAGCTTTTGTTTTTTTAAAGTTTTGATCAAATCATCCAGCTGCTGTTGAGATTCTATACAGGTATAATTGCCTTGAACTTCTAAGGCATGACCTTCTTCTTGACTTGTTTTTTTTGCAGATGAAGGGGTTGTAGACGTATTTTTATGCTCTGATTTTTTTGAGTTGTCTGATTTAGGGTTTAAAAAACGCTTTAAAGAATGAAAGTCCAATTCATCAAAAATACTTTCTAATTCTGGTTTGTTAAAAGGGCTGATGCTGAGTTCTTCAAAACTTGTATCAACTGGGACATCGGTTTTTATGGTAACCAGCTCTTGGCTTAAAAATGCATGATCTTTGTTTTCTGATAATTTTACTTGAAGTTTCTCAGGTTTGACTTGATCCAGGTTTTTGTAAATGCCCTGTAAATGTTCAAATTGCTCAATCAGTTTTAAAGCAGTTTTGGGACCAATACCAGGAACGCCCGGAATATTATCAGAACTGTCACCCATCAAGGCCATAAAGTCAATGACCTGCTCTGGTTTGACACCCCATTTTTTAACAGGGCCCTCAACGCCTACAATATCTACCGTACCTTTTTTCATGGTGTACATAGAAATATTGTCTTCTAAGAGTTGCATAAAGTCTTTATCTCCACTGACCATATAGGCATGAATCCCTTCTTTGGCTGACTGTTTAGCCAAGGTACCAATGATATCATCGGCTTCAAAACCATCCATAACCAAGTAGGGGATGTTCATTTCTTCAACAATTTTACGAATATATGGCAATTGAATTTTGAGTTCATCCGGCATTTTTTCGCGGGTAGCTTTGTATTCTTTGTACATCTCATGCCGAAAAGTCTTTTTAGGACCATCAAAGATAACAGCTATATGGGAAGGGTTTTCTTTTTTAAGAAGATTCAAAAGTGTATTGGTAAAACCAAAAACCGCACTGGTTTCCATACCTTCAGAGTTTTTTAAGGGATTGCTGATAAATGAAAAATGACTTCTATAAGCCAGAGCTGAGCCATCAATTAAGAAGAGTTTTTGGTCATTGTTGGTTTTTTTCATGCCCTTATGGCATACCCTATTCTGAATAAGAAGGAAACTATGCTTAGATCTTTAGAAAACTTGAATGAGCAGCAGCTACAGGCATGGGAAGATGCTTTAATAGCCTACATGTATCAAATGAAGTGGCAGCAAACGTGGAATGGGCAAGCAATCCCCAAAGATATTGTAAAATCAATTTGCGCACATGCTTTAAAATTATCGAATGCATTCACTTTGGATCGGACACAACTTGATTCAAAGTACTTTAATAAGAAAGATGTTCAGTTGGCTTACTTAATGTATTTTCACTTGGCCAATGTGGTGCGGGTTGCGGCATGCTTACACTCTTACTTAGAAGCTTACTTTCAAAAAAATACTGAAAAAACAGTATTATATGTTTTGGATTTAGGTTCAGGCTGGGGGGCAACCGCTTGGGCGCTAGAGTTTTTATTAAAAAACCATTGGCCGCATGTTCGGGCAGAAGTTGTTCTAACAGATCATAATAAAGCAATTTTAGAACAAGCAAAAAACTTATTCAGTTTCATGTCTTTTACGCAAGTGAGAGTGACAACCAAGGCTTTTGATTTAAACACCAAAAAAACATTAAAGTCACTGCATCAAAAACACGCTTATGATCTAATTGTAGCCGCCAATGCCATCAATGAAGTGAATGAAAATACCCAAGAACAGCTTGATCGAGTATTTACCATACTGTGGAAGTACCATCTCAGTGCAGATGGAGCCATTGCCATTATGGAGCCGGCTTTGATGAGTACTTCTAGACAATTAACATTTTTAAGAGATCAATGGCTTCAAGCTTGGCAAGCCTACGCCCCGTTTCCATGTTTACATCATGCCCAGTGTCCAATGAATAGCGATAAAAAAGACTGGTGTCATTTTGAAACTGTATGGCATGCCCCAAACTTAAGAAGAAAAATTGAACGCTTTTTAGAGCATAAAGATAAAGCACTCAAAGCCAGCTATATTGTTTTAAGCAAAATAAATTTACACAAACAAAAAAATCATCAAGTTAAAGCAAGAGTGATATCCAATGAGTTAAAACTCAAACCCAAACGCTGTGTCTTGGTGTGTACAGCAAGTGGAAAACATTTGGTTGAATTGGATAAAAGTTTGAAAAAAAATACTTATGCCAGAGGCGATCTGATAACAATCAGTGAATGATATCAAATTAAGATTTATTTTTCTTACAGGCTTTAACAAAAGCTTTAAAAATTTTTTTGCTCACTTCTGTTTTAAGCAGTTCTTCTGGATGCCATTGTATGCCTAAAGCAAAAGAATGTTTGGTGGACTCAATGGCTTCCACTGTACCATCCAAGGCTTTTGCGGTGATGATGAGATCTTTGCCCGTTTGTTTAACCGCTTGGTGGTGGTTAGAGTTCACTTTAACCCTATCTTTTTTTAAGATAGAATGGAGTAAAGTTTTTTTCTCAAGATCAATCCAGTGTTGGCCTTTTTTATGGTCATTCACTTTTTCCAGCTGTGAAGGCATGTCTTGATAAAGGTTGCCCCCTTGGACGACATTCAGTGTTTGGCAACCAAGACAAATACCAAGATAAGGCATATCGTGTTTTAAAGCTTTTTTGAGTAAGGCTATATCATAGTCACTGCGTTCATTGGGTGAGAGCTCAAATTTAATTTTTGGGAGTTTTTTTTCATCATAATAGCTGGGATGTAAATCATCACCGCCAGTAAGCATAATGCCATCGACCAAACTTAAGTGGTAATCAATATGATCCATGTCAGCAGTAAAAATAAGTGTGCTGGCACCAGCCAGTTCTAGACAGCGGATGTAGTTTTCATAACAACCAATGACTTTTTTTCTTTTTGGATTCGTTAAATAATGCGGACCTATGCCAATAATGGGTTTCTTTTTCATTTCCAAGCTAGTATAAACATATTTTTTATAAGAAGTTTAAGTTTTACAGTAAAAAAATAATTTTTATGAGTGTTAAGGTCAATCAAGATAAAGGTTTAAAGCCAATACAAGTAGTTGCTGCTGTTGTTTTCAACCAGGAGAAGGAAGTTCTCATTGCTAAAAGAAAAGATGGCAAGCAGTGTTGGGAATTTCCTGGTGGAAAAATAGAGTTAAAAGAAGGTCATAAGCAGGCACTTGTGAGAGAATTAAAAGAAGAGTTGGGCATTGAGGCCATCAAAATAGAAAGTTTATTGGATGCCTATACTTACGACTATCCAAACAAACAAGTGCAATTATTTTTCTACCAATGTTATTTAGATTTAACACATGCACTACAAAAAAATGTGCATGCAGAACTGAGATGGGTTCCCATCAATGCGCTACAAACATTTGATTTTTTACCCGGTAATCAAAGAGTTCTTAAGGGTTTGTGTGTTGAGCAACAAAGGTCTTAATGCGATCACGATCGGACTGTAAAATTTCAGTAAATTGAATCCCCATTCCTGAAGAGTTACCATCAATGGGACCAGCCTGGTTATAGGTCCATATAACGATGCCTTCGGCTTCAATCAATTGGTCATCCCCAGGGAGTTTGAATCTGAGTTTAACTTCTGACCCTACATTTTGCAGTTTACGTGTTTTTACAAAGGCTCCACCCGTAGAGACGTTATCCAGTTTACTTAAAAAATATTCCCCATAGGCGCCCAAATCAACATCAATTTCAACTTTAACCCGTTGACTCTGACGACGACTTGCAAAAGAATCTTCTGACATAGAAGCTTATTTAGCATTATTTTTTTAAGTCGTCGAAAAAATACAGGTCTAGAAAAATTTCTAAAAGCTATTTATCTTTTGTTCTAGGTTTGTGCTGTGTTCCTAAACCCGCAGTTATGAAAAGAGCTGTGCTTAAACATTGGGTGTCAGCAGTATGCCAGACACCTTTTGGGTTAATGGCATAGTCATAAGGCTCTAAAACAATTTCTTTTTTCTCTCCTGGTTTAATTTCTTGGATAAGAGTGAAGTGTCCTTCCAGACATAAAACCATTTCATCACCTTCTGGGTGTTGTTCCCAGACATCCCAAGCTTCTTCAAAGCTATGCAAGGATACCAAACGACCTTCTTTGCCATCACTTGCATGTCGTTTAGCATAAGATTCATACCAATCAAACCCGGTAAACATAGGCTCAGAGAAGATTTTTGCATTTAAACCTAGATGCAGTGGAAAATGTTTAATATTTTTTTTCATCGTTCATTCAAAATGAATATGTCTGTAACATAATCTTGATTTGATATTAAGTTCTGTGTACTAGAAATAGCATGCAAGAAACAGCTAAAGCAAAAGAAAAAGTTATTATTATTGGATCTGGACCTGCCGGTTTAACCGCCGCCATTTATACATCAAGAGCATTGCTCAAGCCGTTGATGTTTGAGGGTTATCAAGCAGGAGGTCAATTGATGACCACGACGGATGTAGAAAACTTCCCAGGCTTTCCTGAGGGTGTGATGGGACCAGAAATGATGCAAATGTTTCGTAAACAAGCGGAACGCTTTGGAACACGTCTTGAAACGAAAGATGTGAGCAAAGTAGATCTTTCAAGTAAACCTTACAAAGTGTGGGTAGGGCAAAATGAATATGAAACTGACAGTGTGATTATTGCTACGGGTGCAACTGCAAAACTGTTGGGTTTAGAGGCTGAAAAAACCATGATGGGTAGAGGAGTTTCTACTTGTGCAACGTGTGATGGTGCCTTCTATAAAGATAAAGAAGTGGCTGTTGTTGGTGGGGGTGACTCAGCTTTGGAAGAGGCCATGTTTTTAACCCGCTTTGCCAACAAGGTTACCGTGATTCATAGAAGAGAAGAGCTTAGAGCATCACAAATCATGCAAGAAAGAGCCAAAGCCAATAAAAAAATTGAATGGCTGTGGAACACGGTGGTGGATGATATTGTGGGTGATAATTCAGGGGTAAGCGGATTAAAACTATCCAACAGAAATACAGATGAAAAAACTGAGTTAAATGTACATGGCGTTTTTATTGCTATTGGTCATAAGCCGGTAACACAGTTGTTTGAAGGGCAGTTAGAGCTCAGTGAAAACGGTTACATTCTTACTCAAGAGGGCAGCAAAACCAGTAAAGAAGGTGTTTTTGCTTGTGGTGATGTTCAAGATGAAGTTTATCGGCAAGCCATTACTGCGGCAGGGTCTGGATGTATGGCCGCCATTGATTGCGAACGTTATTTGGAAACATTAGAAGAATAATCACTGTATGAATAACTTTCTTTTCTAAGCATGAAAGAACTTATTGCGCACAGAGGCTATTCCTATGAAGCGCCTGAAAATACCTTTTCAGCATTTAAATTAGCTATAGACAAAGGTTTTGATTTTATCGAGTGTGATATTCAGTTTAG from bacterium includes the following:
- a CDS encoding OprO/OprP family phosphate-selective porin; amino-acid sequence: MTLQKPLLYFYISIYCFFCSFFFSFTSLHAQHITNINAGYKDGFYLATQDEKYSMKLGGRLNFLYSSAVLEQTENIHRFDVLHGKIYLGGHAYSQNIEYFLQTAFGEFQDTSPRFKIPSESIGQQMRLEDFYVRLKQGSYYLQLGQFKVPFSRQALIYSGNLVAPFRNHVNNAFTLRRSQGLMLSHYKPTFHMSAAAFNNQNPIALDNGSPQYPVTQANNNRMLYVGRIGIAPKGYVGFSEGDVEDSQVGKMELNGSIAFSQNNSVYVNNDDTIDLNNADSLSINSDFIWKKKGLALQAEYYYRKLMPDTGSDIKSWGFYIQPSVFVVPSQLELAGLYARSSLNNQIEDTAIETGGGVNIYFSKNHRHKLQTRYTLKQYDDQGQNQKDHWINIALQVSL
- the polA gene encoding DNA polymerase I — protein: MKKTNNDQKLFLIDGSALAYRSHFSFISNPLKNSEGMETSAVFGFTNTLLNLLKKENPSHIAVIFDGPKKTFRHEMYKEYKATREKMPDELKIQLPYIRKIVEEMNIPYLVMDGFEADDIIGTLAKQSAKEGIHAYMVSGDKDFMQLLEDNISMYTMKKGTVDIVGVEGPVKKWGVKPEQVIDFMALMGDSSDNIPGVPGIGPKTALKLIEQFEHLQGIYKNLDQVKPEKLQVKLSENKDHAFLSQELVTIKTDVPVDTSFEELSISPFNKPELESIFDELDFHSLKRFLNPKSDNSKKSEHKNTSTTPSSAKKTSQEEGHALEVQGNYTCIESQQQLDDLIKTLKKQKLFALDTETTGLNPIEAELVGISIAFKEQEAFFIPVHPGHLDFESTLKKLKPILEDPKIKKGGQNIKYDMHILSKYDIHVTGISFDTMLSSYVLASDQRQHGMDHIAQKYLGLEKIPTEALIGKGKKQISMDQVEIDKLAHYACEDADVTLRLYNYFDTQLQNNKKLNTLYQELEIPLLCVLQKMEAHGMLLDTKKLKSLSNKLSKRLIQLTEDIHQKAGESFNINSPKQMGPILFEKVKVQEGSGIKKLKKTKTGYATDHATLEKFSDHPLVALILEYRNLSKLMSTYIEALPKLIAQRTGRIHTSFNQTIASTGRLSSSDPNLQNIPIRSEYGKEIREAFIAPKDSCLISADYSQVELRMLAHLADDETLIKTFEQNLDVHTQTAATIFNKDPKEVDANLRSRAKAINFGVLYGMGPQRLSKETGVSLNEAKDFIASYFNSFSKIKDYLNAQIEFAKKHGYIETILGRQRPLPDIYSKNPMIKANAERIATNTPIQGSAADLIKKAMLDIDAELSRQKLKSKLVLQVHDELVLETLNEEIEAVKKLTQQCMENALKLKVPLKIDLGQGENWSQAH
- a CDS encoding small ribosomal subunit Rsm22 family protein; this translates as MLRSLENLNEQQLQAWEDALIAYMYQMKWQQTWNGQAIPKDIVKSICAHALKLSNAFTLDRTQLDSKYFNKKDVQLAYLMYFHLANVVRVAACLHSYLEAYFQKNTEKTVLYVLDLGSGWGATAWALEFLLKNHWPHVRAEVVLTDHNKAILEQAKNLFSFMSFTQVRVTTKAFDLNTKKTLKSLHQKHAYDLIVAANAINEVNENTQEQLDRVFTILWKYHLSADGAIAIMEPALMSTSRQLTFLRDQWLQAWQAYAPFPCLHHAQCPMNSDKKDWCHFETVWHAPNLRRKIERFLEHKDKALKASYIVLSKINLHKQKNHQVKARVISNELKLKPKRCVLVCTASGKHLVELDKSLKKNTYARGDLITISE
- a CDS encoding gamma-glutamyl-gamma-aminobutyrate hydrolase family protein (Members of this family of hydrolases with an active site Cys residue belong to MEROPS family C26.), which codes for MKKKPIIGIGPHYLTNPKRKKVIGCYENYIRCLELAGASTLIFTADMDHIDYHLSLVDGIMLTGGDDLHPSYYDEKKLPKIKFELSPNERSDYDIALLKKALKHDMPYLGICLGCQTLNVVQGGNLYQDMPSQLEKVNDHKKGQHWIDLEKKTLLHSILKKDRVKVNSNHHQAVKQTGKDLIITAKALDGTVEAIESTKHSFALGIQWHPEELLKTEVSKKIFKAFVKACKKNKS
- a CDS encoding (deoxy)nucleoside triphosphate pyrophosphohydrolase; this encodes MSVKVNQDKGLKPIQVVAAVVFNQEKEVLIAKRKDGKQCWEFPGGKIELKEGHKQALVRELKEELGIEAIKIESLLDAYTYDYPNKQVQLFFYQCYLDLTHALQKNVHAELRWVPINALQTFDFLPGNQRVLKGLCVEQQRS
- a CDS encoding TIGR02266 family protein, which produces MSEDSFASRRQSQRVKVEIDVDLGAYGEYFLSKLDNVSTGGAFVKTRKLQNVGSEVKLRFKLPGDDQLIEAEGIVIWTYNQAGPIDGNSSGMGIQFTEILQSDRDRIKTFVAQHTNP
- a CDS encoding cupin — protein: MKKNIKHFPLHLGLNAKIFSEPMFTGFDWYESYAKRHASDGKEGRLVSLHSFEEAWDVWEQHPEGDEMVLCLEGHFTLIQEIKPGEKKEIVLEPYDYAINPKGVWHTADTQCLSTALFITAGLGTQHKPRTKDK
- the trxB gene encoding thioredoxin-disulfide reductase; translation: MQETAKAKEKVIIIGSGPAGLTAAIYTSRALLKPLMFEGYQAGGQLMTTTDVENFPGFPEGVMGPEMMQMFRKQAERFGTRLETKDVSKVDLSSKPYKVWVGQNEYETDSVIIATGATAKLLGLEAEKTMMGRGVSTCATCDGAFYKDKEVAVVGGGDSALEEAMFLTRFANKVTVIHRREELRASQIMQERAKANKKIEWLWNTVVDDIVGDNSGVSGLKLSNRNTDEKTELNVHGVFIAIGHKPVTQLFEGQLELSENGYILTQEGSKTSKEGVFACGDVQDEVYRQAITAAGSGCMAAIDCERYLETLEE